Below is a window of Myxococcaceae bacterium JPH2 DNA.
CGCGCTGCACCAGCGCCTCCAGGCTGCCGTCGTACGACAACAGCCCCTTGTCGATGACGATGACGCGCGGGCAGAGCGCCGCCACGTCATCCATGTAGTGGCTGGTGAGGATGAGCGTCGCGCCGTAGCGCTCGTTGTAGCTCTTGATGAAGCTGCGCATGGTGGCCTGCATGGCCACGTCCAACCCGATGGTGGGCTCGTCCAGGAAGAGCACCCGGGGCCGGTGGATGAGGGCCGCCGCCAGCTCGCACTTCATCCGCTCGCCCAGGGAGAGCTGCCGCGTGGGCTTGCCGATGAGGTCCTCCAGCTCCAACAACCCCACCAGCTCATCCAACGTCTGCTTGTACTGAGCGCGGGGCACGTCGTAGATGGCGCGGTTGAGTTCGAAGGTCTCCGCGGGAGGGAGGTCCCAGAGCAGCTGCTGCTTCTGCCCCATGACGAGCATGATCTTCTTGAGAAACTCATCCTCGCGCAGGCGCGGCACGTGACCGTCCACGCGCACCTCGCCCTCGGAGGGGTGGAGCAGGCCCGCGAGGACCTTGAGGGTCGTCGTCTTGCCCGCGCCGTTGGGCCCCAGG
It encodes the following:
- a CDS encoding ATP-binding cassette domain-containing protein, with the protein product MISVRGLRKHYKVHKRPPGLKAALRSLVHRSYSTVKAVDGISFDIRPGERVGFLGPNGAGKTTTLKVLAGLLHPSEGEVRVDGHVPRLREDEFLKKIMLVMGQKQQLLWDLPPAETFELNRAIYDVPRAQYKQTLDELVGLLELEDLIGKPTRQLSLGERMKCELAAALIHRPRVLFLDEPTIGLDVAMQATMRSFIKSYNERYGATLILTSHYMDDVAALCPRVIVIDKGLLSYDGSLEALVQRVRPEKRVVLRLAEPVDNARLTPLGKVVSHEPGMAVLQVHQESVNATISRALASLTVTDLTVENAPLEEVMGELFAEGKARRAAAEGAS